Genomic DNA from Ruminococcus sp. OA3:
GCCGGCGCTTGCGTCGCGTATCAGGGGAAATGTCGATCTGATCGAGGAAGGCCGGGGAGGCATCCTGGTCAGCTCCAGGGAGCCTGATGAATTCGCAGACGGAATCAGGCGTCTTAAAAGAGATCCTGAGCTCTGCAGAAAAATGGGGGCTTATAATCAGAGAGCGGTCGTAAGATACGATACGTGTGAGGTGGAAAAGGTGATGAGCCGCGTTTATCATGAGGTTTTGGGATGAAAAGAAAACTGATGTCTCTTATCAAATACTGCAGACCGGTATATGCATTGTATTATTATCTGGGAACCTGGTTTCTGAATTTTTTGAAACTGTTTGTCAGGACAGATGACAGACTGATCCTGTTCAACAGTTTTGGGGGGAAATCATTCAATGACAGCCCGAGAGCCATCTATGAAGCGATGCGCCGGGATCCCAGGTTTTCAGATTTTCGATTTGTATGGGCGTTTCAGGATCCGGAGAAGTTTTCGCTGGATAACGGGGAAAAGATCAGGGCAGATACGTTTTCCTATTTCCTGACGGCGCTGAAAGCCAGGGTGTGGATTACCAACTCTTCCCTGGAACGAGGGCTTGGATTTGTTGGCAAACATACTTTTTTTGTGAATACCTGGCATGGGACACCCCTTAAAAAGATGGGAAACGACCTGAAAGAACAGAATACGTCATTTAAAAGCAGGAACTCATGGAACATGGACCTGTTCACAACGCAGTCCGTCTATGAGGCGGAGATATTTACCAGGGTATTTGAACTAAAGCCTGGAATCTGTCAGGTTACCGGTCTTCCACGCAACGATGAGCTGGCGCAGGCGTCGGATGACAGACGCCGGATGTGCAGGGAAAAACTGGGGATTGCTCCCGGACAGTGTGCAGTCCTTTATGCACCCACTTTCCGGGAGTATGAGAAGAACGATGCTCTGCAGT
This window encodes:
- a CDS encoding CDP-glycerol glycerophosphotransferase family protein, which produces MKRKLMSLIKYCRPVYALYYYLGTWFLNFLKLFVRTDDRLILFNSFGGKSFNDSPRAIYEAMRRDPRFSDFRFVWAFQDPEKFSLDNGEKIRADTFSYFLTALKARVWITNSSLERGLGFVGKHTFFVNTWHGTPLKKMGNDLKEQNTSFKSRNSWNMDLFTTQSVYEAEIFTRVFELKPGICQVTGLPRNDELAQASDDRRRMCREKLGIAPGQCAVLYAPTFREYEKNDALQCVFAPPIQWEKWPETLGYETVILVRAHYETVRSMKLPDDKKCIRDVSDYESLNELMIASDILVSDYSSVFFDYSILEKPMVCFAYDYDQYEAARGMYFDIREWMPGGSITEEELLRLLNSLKEPCAYEAAVQQTVRFRKEFVKSCGHGVENVLNVIAKKINLSNK